The Humulus lupulus chromosome 4, drHumLupu1.1, whole genome shotgun sequence genome has a window encoding:
- the LOC133832382 gene encoding uncharacterized protein LOC133832382, translating to MLHVDDRLGGRPISVKKMEDARQWLALGEATEMKTLGPNYTWSNKQDGGARIFSKLDKVFSNESWNDVFPLAVAYAQWDVVSDHCYLQIKQVDFRRLGVKPFWFYNMWVAYDKVRETALQKKEAQQDYFRHEKIYASFLRQKSKITWLRFGDENSSYFHASLKQRKISNRIVSYIDADGQFVDDYDKVVDYYFQHFKTHLGSASTATGQIDPDCRIPPLLNDTIISLIPKVDQPTNATEFRPIACCNSIYKCISKMLCNRLAVVLPSLINLNQGAFIKHRSLAYNVLIFQDLIKGYNRKNRSPRCAMKLDLSKAYDTIDWDFLENLLNMLCFPSQFIYWIMVCLRGSSYSLVLNGRIQGKFKGGKGLRQGDPISPLLFVIVMEYLTRLLIKASMDNRFRFHPMCKSLTLISLCFAGDLIIFYKGTTSSVQVLLEVFSEFGCSSGLKINYSKSHIYFGGVPAEIKARILDYSKLVEGTFLLKYLGVPLRPTKWKTTNCFKKIRMCLNSVVKDIDRTCHQFLWGESGSRSKLHFTSWEQVCRPKSFGGLGFREGPIWNKLLLAKYIWAIESKQDQLWVKWVNCIYLKGFLSSERIAYERPIWCKLSVPKRRFILWQAINQHLLTRDLLFSHHIPVAYRNACYFVDSCFTVFKVDQLIRHAVKARVLNITSRHLSTRERQMIEFVKSL from the exons ATGCTTCATGTTGATGATAGACTTGGTGGAAGACCTATTTCTGTTAAGAAAATGGAGGATGCTCGTCAATGGTTGGCTTTGGGAGAGGCAACTGAAATGAAGACCTTGGGCCCTAATTACACTTGGTCTAATAAGCAAGATGGTGGAGCTCGTATCTTCTCCAAGTTGGACAAAGTTTTTTCTAATGAAAGTTGGAATGATGTCTTCCCGTTGGCTGTAGCATATGCTCAATGGGATGTGGTTTCTGACCATTGCTATTTGCAGATCAAACAGGTGGATTTCAGAAGGTTGGGAGTGAAGCCTTTTTGGTTTTACAATATGTGGGTAGCTTATGACAAAGTTAGGGAGACTGCTCTTCAAA aaaaagaagctCAGCAGGATTACTTCAGGCATGAGAAGATTTATGCTAGTTTTCTTCGTCAAAAAAGTAAGATTACTTGGCTTCGTTTTGGTGATGAAAACTCCTCGTATTTTCATGCTAGCTTGAAACAGAGGAAGATTTCTAATCGCATTGTTTCTTATATTGATGCTGATGGTCAATTTGTGGATGATTATGATAAGGTTGTTGATTATTATTTTCAACATTTTAAGACTCATTTGGGTAGTGCTAGCACAGCTACAGGTCAAATTGATCCTGACT GCAGAATTCCCCCGTTGCTTAATGATACTATCATATCTCTCATCCCGAAAGTAGATCAGCCAACAAATGCTACTGAATTCAGACCTATTGCTTGTTGCAATTCTATTTACAAATGCATTTCAAAAATGCTTTGTAACCGGCTAGCTGTGGTTCTTCCTTCTCTGATTAATCTTAATCAGGGAGCCTTTATAAAGCATAGATCTTTGGCTTACAATGTCCTCATTTTTCAAGATCTGATTAAGGGATACAATAGGAAAAATAGATCACCTCGTTGTGCAATGAAGTTAGACTTAAGCAAGGCATATGATACTATTGACTGGGATTTCTTGGAAAATTTACTCAATATGCTTTGCTTTCCTAGTCAGTTCATCTATTGGATTATGGTTTGCTTGAGGGGATCATCTTACTCTTTGGTTTTAAATGGAAGGATTCAAGGGAAGTTTAAGGGTGGAAAAGGTCTTCGGCAGGGAGATCCCATTTCTCCTTTATTATTTGTTATAGTGATGGAGTATCTCACCCGCCTTCTGATTAAGGCCTCCATGGATAACCGGTTCAGATTTCATCCAATGTGTAAGTCTTTGACCCTAATTAGTCTTTGCTTTGCCGGCGACCTCATTATCTTTTACAAAGGTACCACTTCCTCTGTTCAagttcttcttgaggtgttttctGAGTTTGGTTGTTCGTCAGGTCTAAAGATTAATtattctaaatctcatatctacTTTGGAGGTGTTCCAGCTGAGATTAAAGCTAGAATTTTGGATTATTCGAAGCTTGTTGAGGGTACTTTCCTGCTGAAATATCTTGGGGTTCCCCTTCGTCCTACCAAATGGAAGACCACTAACTGTTTTAAGAAGATTCGGATGTGTCTCAAT AGTGTTGTGAAGGACATTGATAGAACTTGTCACCAGTTCCTTTGGGGTGAGAGTGGTTCCCGTAGTAAGCTTCATTTCACCTCTTGGGAGCAAGTTTGTCGTCCTAAATCTTTTGGTGGTTTGGGATTTCGTGAGGGGCCTATTTGGAACAAATTGTTGCTTGCCAAATATATTTGGGCTATTGAGTCTAAACAAGATCAGCTTTGGGTTAAGTGGGTGAATTGCATTTATCTGAAAGGG TTTCTGTCGAGTGAGCGTATTGCATATGAGAGACCAATTTGGTGTAAACTTTCTGTTCCTAAACGCAGATTCATCCTTTGGCAGGCTATAAACCAGCATCTTCTCACTAGGGACTTGCTTTTTTCTCATCATATTCCTGTTGC TTATAGAAATGCTTGCTATTTTGTTGATAGTTGTTTCACTGTCTTTAAAGTTGATCAATTGATTAGGCATGCTGTCAAAGCTAGAGTTCTTAATATCACTTCTAGGCACCTATCTACTAGAGAAAGGCAAATGATTGAGTTTGTAAAATCTTTGTAA